The following are encoded in a window of Bos indicus isolate NIAB-ARS_2022 breed Sahiwal x Tharparkar chromosome 7, NIAB-ARS_B.indTharparkar_mat_pri_1.0, whole genome shotgun sequence genomic DNA:
- the CIRBP gene encoding cold-inducible RNA-binding protein isoform X2: protein MASDEGKLFVGGLSFDTNEQSLEQVFSKYGQISEVVVVKDRETQRSRGFGFVTFENIDDAKDAMMAMNGKSVDGRQIRVDQAGKSSDNRSRGYRGGSAGGRGFFRGGRGRGRGFSRGGGDRGYGGSRFESRSGGYGGSRDYYSSRSQGGGYDRSSGGSYRDSYDSYAYGSCSPSEDRSVVRPTEPSETQAAPWASSYVEIVLSPRLNGSQCDPEEVWPENSVDLGSLSQEGLYPGSSQRHGCLPSQPVAYVLLARLGHGVQGAPGGQACGAGMAVCPHRRCDKKAWKSRLNKGMVCPPTNLESCLGCGVEGGH from the exons ATGGCATCAGATGAGGGCAAGCTTTTCGTCGGAGGGCTGAGTTTTGACACCAATGAGCAGTCACTGGAGCAGGTCTTCTCAAAGTATGGACAGATCTCTGAAG TGGTGGTCGTGAAAGACAGGGAGACCCAGCGATCCAGGGGCTTTGGGTTTGTCACCTTTGAAAACATCGACGATGCCAAGGACGCCATGATGGCTATGAATGGGAAG TCTGTGGATGGGCGGCAGATCCGGGTGGACCAGGCAGGCAAGTCATCTGATAACCGATCCCGTGGATACCGTGGTGGCTCTGCTGGAGGCCGGGGCTTCTTCCgtgggggccggggccggggccgtgGTTTCTCCAGAG GAGGTGGGGACCGTGGCTATGGGGGCAGCAGGTTCGAGTCCAGGAGCGGGGGCTATGGAGGCTCCAGAGACTACTACAGCAG CCGGAGTCAGGGTGGCGGGTACGACCGGAGCTCTGGCGGGTCCTACAGAGATAGCTACGACAGTTATG CCTATGGAAGCTGCAGCCCCTCGGAGGACAGAAGTGTTGTGCGCCCAACAGAACCCTCTGAGACGCAAGCCGCTCCCTGGGCTAGCTCATATGTGGAGATAGTCCTGTCACCGAG GTTGAATGGAAGTCAGTGTGACCCGGAGGAAGTGTGGCCTGAGAACAGTGTTGACCTGGGGTCCCTGTCCCAGGAGGGACTCTACCCAGGATCGAGCCAGAGGCACGGATGCCTGCCCTCGCAGCCCGTCGCCT ATGTTTTACTGGCAAGGTTGGGGCACGGGGTTCAAGGTGCTCCAGGAGGACAGGCCTGTGGTGCTGGCATGGCGGTGTGTCCTCACCGGCGATGTGACAAGAAAGCGTGGAAGTCACGTTTGAATAAAGGGATGGTGTGTCCACCCACAAATCTTGAGTCTTGTTTGGGGTGTGGTGTGGAGGGCGGACACTGA
- the FAM174C gene encoding protein FAM174C isoform X2 produces MGPRLLPPRLLLLSALLLPPLLYGAEDTPPSPQATLSPPPPVVTNGSQPGAPHNNTHLWPLGSPGSPLLRSLYVVTGLIVLAALYFLIRAFRLKKPQRRRYGLLANTEDPTEMTSMDSDEETVFETRNLR; encoded by the exons ATGGGGCCGCGCTTGCTACCGCCGCGGCTCTTGCTGCTGTCGGCGCTCTTGCTGCCGCCACTGCTGTACGGAGCCGAGGATACGCCCCCGTCACCACAGGCCACGTtgtcgccgccgccgcccgtCGTGACGAACGGGAGCCAGCCGGGTGCACCGCACAACAACACACACCTGTGGCCACTGGGCTCGCCGGGCTCGCCGCTGCTGCGCTCTCTCTACGTGGTCACGGGCCTCATCGTCCTGGCCGCGCTCTACTTCCTCATCCGGGCATTCAG ATTGAAAAAGCCACAGCGGAGGAGATACGGGCTCCTGGCCAACACCGAGGACCCCACCGAGATGACCTCGATGGACAGTGACGAGGAGACAGTCTTTGAGACAAGGAACCTGAGATG A
- the CIRBP gene encoding cold-inducible RNA-binding protein isoform X4: protein MASDEGKLFVGGLSFDTNEQSLEQVFSKYGQISEVVVVKDRETQRSRGFGFVTFENIDDAKDAMMAMNGKSVDGRQIRVDQAGKSSDNRSRGYRGGSAGGRGFFRGGRGRGRGFSRGGGDRGYGGSRFESRSGGYGGSRDYYSSRSQGGGYDRSSGGSYRDSYDSYATHNE from the exons ATGGCATCAGATGAGGGCAAGCTTTTCGTCGGAGGGCTGAGTTTTGACACCAATGAGCAGTCACTGGAGCAGGTCTTCTCAAAGTATGGACAGATCTCTGAAG TGGTGGTCGTGAAAGACAGGGAGACCCAGCGATCCAGGGGCTTTGGGTTTGTCACCTTTGAAAACATCGACGATGCCAAGGACGCCATGATGGCTATGAATGGGAAG TCTGTGGATGGGCGGCAGATCCGGGTGGACCAGGCAGGCAAGTCATCTGATAACCGATCCCGTGGATACCGTGGTGGCTCTGCTGGAGGCCGGGGCTTCTTCCgtgggggccggggccggggccgtgGTTTCTCCAGAG GAGGTGGGGACCGTGGCTATGGGGGCAGCAGGTTCGAGTCCAGGAGCGGGGGCTATGGAGGCTCCAGAGACTACTACAGCAG CCGGAGTCAGGGTGGCGGGTACGACCGGAGCTCTGGCGGGTCCTACAGAGATAGCTACGACAGTTATG CTACACACAACGAGTAA
- the CIRBP gene encoding cold-inducible RNA-binding protein isoform X1, with amino-acid sequence MASDEGKLFVGGLSFDTNEQSLEQVFSKYGQISEVVVVKDRETQRSRGFGFVTFENIDDAKDAMMAMNGKSVDGRQIRVDQAGKSSDNRSRGYRGGSAGGRGFFRGGRGRGRGFSRGGGDRGYGGSRFESRSGGYGGSRDYYSSRSQGGGYDRSSGGSYRDSYDSYAYGSCSPSEDRSVVRPTEPSETQAAPWASSYVEIVLSPRLNGSQCDPEEVWPENSVDLGSLSQEGLYPGSSQRHGCLPSQPVASDVLLARLGHGVQGAPGGQACGAGMAVCPHRRCDKKAWKSRLNKGMVCPPTNLESCLGCGVEGGH; translated from the exons ATGGCATCAGATGAGGGCAAGCTTTTCGTCGGAGGGCTGAGTTTTGACACCAATGAGCAGTCACTGGAGCAGGTCTTCTCAAAGTATGGACAGATCTCTGAAG TGGTGGTCGTGAAAGACAGGGAGACCCAGCGATCCAGGGGCTTTGGGTTTGTCACCTTTGAAAACATCGACGATGCCAAGGACGCCATGATGGCTATGAATGGGAAG TCTGTGGATGGGCGGCAGATCCGGGTGGACCAGGCAGGCAAGTCATCTGATAACCGATCCCGTGGATACCGTGGTGGCTCTGCTGGAGGCCGGGGCTTCTTCCgtgggggccggggccggggccgtgGTTTCTCCAGAG GAGGTGGGGACCGTGGCTATGGGGGCAGCAGGTTCGAGTCCAGGAGCGGGGGCTATGGAGGCTCCAGAGACTACTACAGCAG CCGGAGTCAGGGTGGCGGGTACGACCGGAGCTCTGGCGGGTCCTACAGAGATAGCTACGACAGTTATG CCTATGGAAGCTGCAGCCCCTCGGAGGACAGAAGTGTTGTGCGCCCAACAGAACCCTCTGAGACGCAAGCCGCTCCCTGGGCTAGCTCATATGTGGAGATAGTCCTGTCACCGAG GTTGAATGGAAGTCAGTGTGACCCGGAGGAAGTGTGGCCTGAGAACAGTGTTGACCTGGGGTCCCTGTCCCAGGAGGGACTCTACCCAGGATCGAGCCAGAGGCACGGATGCCTGCCCTCGCAGCCCGTCGCCT CAGATGTTTTACTGGCAAGGTTGGGGCACGGGGTTCAAGGTGCTCCAGGAGGACAGGCCTGTGGTGCTGGCATGGCGGTGTGTCCTCACCGGCGATGTGACAAGAAAGCGTGGAAGTCACGTTTGAATAAAGGGATGGTGTGTCCACCCACAAATCTTGAGTCTTGTTTGGGGTGTGGTGTGGAGGGCGGACACTGA
- the CIRBP gene encoding cold-inducible RNA-binding protein isoform X3 — protein sequence MASDEGKLFVGGLSFDTNEQSLEQVFSKYGQISEVVVVKDRETQRSRGFGFVTFENIDDAKDAMMAMNGKSVDGRQIRVDQAGKSSDNRSRGYRGGSAGGRGFFRGGRGRGRGFSRGGGDRGYGGSRFESRSGGYGGSRDYYSSRSQGGGYDRSSGGSYRDSYDSYESGQRASGCRQCPWVTTD from the exons ATGGCATCAGATGAGGGCAAGCTTTTCGTCGGAGGGCTGAGTTTTGACACCAATGAGCAGTCACTGGAGCAGGTCTTCTCAAAGTATGGACAGATCTCTGAAG TGGTGGTCGTGAAAGACAGGGAGACCCAGCGATCCAGGGGCTTTGGGTTTGTCACCTTTGAAAACATCGACGATGCCAAGGACGCCATGATGGCTATGAATGGGAAG TCTGTGGATGGGCGGCAGATCCGGGTGGACCAGGCAGGCAAGTCATCTGATAACCGATCCCGTGGATACCGTGGTGGCTCTGCTGGAGGCCGGGGCTTCTTCCgtgggggccggggccggggccgtgGTTTCTCCAGAG GAGGTGGGGACCGTGGCTATGGGGGCAGCAGGTTCGAGTCCAGGAGCGGGGGCTATGGAGGCTCCAGAGACTACTACAGCAG CCGGAGTCAGGGTGGCGGGTACGACCGGAGCTCTGGCGGGTCCTACAGAGATAGCTACGACAGTTATG AATCAGGCCAGAGAGCGAGCGGATGCAGACAGTGTCCCTGGGTGACCACAGACTGA
- the EFNA2 gene encoding ephrin-A2 yields MAPAQRPLLPLLLLLLPLPPPPFAHGEDAARANSDRYAVYWNRSNPRFHAGAADDGGGYTVEVSINDYLDIYCPHYGAPLPPAERMEHYVLYMVNGEGHASCDHRQRGFKRWECNRPAAPGGPLKFSEKFQLFTPFSLGFEFRPGHEYYYISATPPNAVDRPCLRLKVYVRPTNETLYEAPEPIFTSNNSCSGLGSCQLFLSTVPVLWTLLGS; encoded by the exons ATGGCGCCCGCGCAGCGcccgctgctgccgctgctgctgctgctgctgccgctgccgccgccgcccttCGCGCACGGCGAGGACGCCGCCCGCGCCAACTCGGACCGGTACGCCGTCTACTGGAACCGCAGCAACCCCAG GTTCCACGCGGGCGCGGCAGACGACGGCGGCGGCTACACCGTAGAGGTGAGCATCAACGACTACCTGGACATTTACTGCCCGCACTACGGGGCACCGCTGCCACCGGCCGAGCGCATGGAGCACTATGTGCTGTACATGGTCAACGGCGAAGGCCACGCCTCCTGCGACCACAGGCAGCGCGGCTTCAAGCGCTGGGAGTGCAACCGGCCCGCGGCGCCCGGGGGCCCGCTCAAGTTCTCCGAGAAGTTCCAGCTCTTCACGCCCTTCTCTCTGGGCTTCGAGTTCCGCCCGGGCCACGAGTACTACTACATCT CTGCCACACCGCCCAATGCTGTGGACCGACCCTGCCTGCGACTGAAGGTTTATGTGAGGCCAACCA ACGAGACCCTGTATGAGGCCCCCGAGCCCATCTTCACCAGCAATAACTCCTGCAGTGGCCTGGGCAGCTGCCAGCTCTTCCTCAGCACTGTCCCCGTGCTGTGGACCCTCCTGGGCTCCTAG
- the FAM174C gene encoding protein FAM174C isoform X1: MGPRLLPPRLLLLSALLLPPLLYGAEDTPPSPQATLSPPPPVVTNGSQPGAPHNNTHLWPLGSPGSPLLRSLYVVTGLIVLAALYFLIRAFRCVRPTPPPPGRSQSSRASRPHVLRLLKPSAPASRGWVRLKKPQRRRYGLLANTEDPTEMTSMDSDEETVFETRNLR, from the exons ATGGGGCCGCGCTTGCTACCGCCGCGGCTCTTGCTGCTGTCGGCGCTCTTGCTGCCGCCACTGCTGTACGGAGCCGAGGATACGCCCCCGTCACCACAGGCCACGTtgtcgccgccgccgcccgtCGTGACGAACGGGAGCCAGCCGGGTGCACCGCACAACAACACACACCTGTGGCCACTGGGCTCGCCGGGCTCGCCGCTGCTGCGCTCTCTCTACGTGGTCACGGGCCTCATCGTCCTGGCCGCGCTCTACTTCCTCATCCGGGCATTCAGGTGCGTCAGGCCcacgccgccgccgcccgggcgCAGCCAATCCTCGCGCGCCTCGCGCCCCCACGTGCTTAGGCTCCTGAAGCCTAGTGCGCCAGCGTCACGTGGGTGGGTGCG ATTGAAAAAGCCACAGCGGAGGAGATACGGGCTCCTGGCCAACACCGAGGACCCCACCGAGATGACCTCGATGGACAGTGACGAGGAGACAGTCTTTGAGACAAGGAACCTGAGATG A